From the genome of Prevotella herbatica, one region includes:
- the hemW gene encoding radical SAM family heme chaperone HemW, which produces MAGLYIHIPFCASRCIYCGFYSTTKTNLQDRYVEALCKEMDLRRNELVLANEKINTIYIGGGTPSQLTIANITKIFRHINDVWGPRVDAEEVTIECNPDDITDEFAKAIASLPINRVSMGAQTFNDDRLKFLHRRHCSDEVKCAVSRLQKYGIKNISIDLMFGFPDETIDDWSSDIDEAISLGVQHISAYSLMYEEGTTLFKLLNQNKIKTIDEETSLEMYNMLIDRLSSAGYEQYEISNFAQPGFQSKHNSSYWHDIPYLGIGASAHSYDIKSRRWNISDITKYISSIESCTLPFEEEIIDKNTKYDDLITTAMRTREGIDTEKLKVDFDNDLYTYFMNEANKHIKNGTLKNVNGRISLTRKGLFVSDDIMSDLMHV; this is translated from the coding sequence ATGGCAGGTTTATACATTCACATCCCCTTTTGCGCAAGCCGTTGCATATACTGCGGTTTCTACAGCACCACTAAAACTAATCTTCAAGACAGATATGTCGAAGCACTATGCAAAGAAATGGATTTAAGGAGAAATGAACTTGTTTTAGCTAACGAGAAAATTAATACTATATATATAGGTGGGGGAACTCCAAGTCAACTTACGATTGCTAACATCACAAAGATATTCAGGCATATAAATGATGTATGGGGACCCAGAGTAGATGCAGAAGAAGTAACGATTGAATGCAATCCCGATGACATAACCGACGAATTTGCAAAAGCCATAGCCTCTCTTCCTATAAATCGCGTAAGCATGGGAGCGCAGACTTTCAACGATGACAGACTCAAATTTCTACATCGCCGTCATTGTTCTGACGAAGTGAAATGTGCCGTTAGCCGACTTCAGAAATATGGTATTAAGAATATTAGCATTGACCTCATGTTTGGTTTCCCCGATGAAACTATTGACGACTGGTCAAGCGACATAGATGAAGCCATATCTTTAGGAGTGCAACATATTTCTGCCTATAGCCTTATGTATGAAGAGGGCACTACCCTTTTCAAACTTCTCAATCAAAACAAAATAAAGACCATCGACGAAGAAACAAGTCTTGAGATGTATAATATGCTTATCGACAGACTATCTTCTGCAGGATATGAGCAATACGAGATTAGCAACTTTGCCCAACCTGGATTTCAAAGCAAACACAACAGCAGCTATTGGCACGACATACCATATCTAGGAATAGGTGCATCGGCACATAGCTACGACATAAAGAGTAGGCGTTGGAACATTAGCGACATCACTAAATATATCAGTAGCATAGAGAGTTGCACGTTACCGTTCGAGGAAGAGATTATCGACAAAAATACAAAATACGATGACCTCATTACAACTGCAATGCGTACACGTGAAGGAATTGATACCGAAAAACTTAAGGTTGATTTCGACAATGACTTATACACCTATTTTATGAATGAAGCCAACAAGCATATCAAAAATGGCACCTTGAAAAATGTAAATGGCAGGATTTCTCTCACCCGCAAGGGCTTGTTTGTTTCAGACGACATCATGAGCGACCTCATGCACGTTTAG
- a CDS encoding elongation factor G gives MRVYQTNEIKNIALLGSAGCGKTTLAESMLFEAGVIKRRGSVENKNTLSDYFPVELEYGYSVFPTVFHVEWNNKKLNIIDCPGSDDFVGGAITSLNVTDEAVIVINGQYGPEVGTQNNFRYTEKLQKPVIFLINQLDSDKCDFDTVISSMKEIYGSKCVQIQYPITTGPNFNALIDVLLMKKYSWSPEGGAPIVEDIPAEEMDKAMELHKELVEAAAENDETLMEKFFDSDTLSEDEMREGIRKGLVTRNIFPVFCVCAGKDMGVQRLMEFLGNVVPFVNEMPKLHNTRGEEVAPDATGPTSLYFFKTGMEPHIGEVSYFKVMSGSIKPGEDLTNSDRGSKERIGQIYAGAGANRITVEQLNAGDIGCTVKLKDVKTGNTLNGKGCDWKFNFISYPNSKYSRAIKTLNSQDTEKLMAAMLKMRQEDPTWVVEQSKELRQVIVHGQGEFHLRTLKWRLENNEKLQVKFYDPKIPYRETITKKAKAEYRHKKQSGGAGQFGEVHLIIEPYAEGMPDPTTYNFNGQEFKMNIKGKEVVNLEWGGKLVFINSVVGGAIDARFMPAILKGVLDCMEHGPLTGSYARDVRVIVYDGKMHPVDSNELSFMLAARHAFSDAFKNAGPKILEPIYDLEVYVPADFMGEVMSDLQGRRAMIVGMDSEAGYQKLLAKVPLKELNNYSISLSSITGGRASFITKFASYELVPGNIQTELISEHETELANANEE, from the coding sequence ATGAGAGTTTATCAAACTAACGAGATTAAAAACATTGCATTGCTTGGCAGTGCGGGTTGCGGCAAGACAACTCTTGCCGAAAGTATGCTTTTTGAAGCCGGTGTTATAAAGCGTCGTGGAAGTGTAGAAAATAAAAACACCTTAAGCGATTATTTCCCGGTTGAGTTGGAATATGGCTACTCAGTATTCCCAACCGTTTTTCATGTTGAGTGGAACAATAAAAAACTTAATATAATAGATTGCCCAGGAAGTGACGACTTTGTGGGAGGTGCCATCACGTCTCTTAATGTTACTGACGAGGCAGTTATAGTGATTAACGGACAATACGGTCCGGAAGTAGGAACGCAAAATAATTTTAGATATACTGAAAAACTGCAGAAACCTGTTATCTTCTTGATAAATCAACTTGACAGTGACAAATGCGACTTCGATACTGTTATTTCAAGTATGAAAGAAATATATGGTTCAAAGTGCGTACAGATACAATATCCTATTACTACTGGACCAAACTTCAACGCCCTAATAGACGTGCTTCTAATGAAGAAGTATTCATGGTCACCAGAAGGAGGCGCACCTATTGTAGAAGATATTCCTGCTGAGGAAATGGATAAGGCTATGGAACTTCACAAGGAACTCGTGGAAGCAGCAGCCGAGAATGATGAAACTTTAATGGAAAAATTCTTCGACTCAGATACTCTTTCTGAGGACGAGATGAGAGAAGGTATTCGCAAGGGACTTGTAACAAGAAACATATTCCCTGTATTCTGCGTCTGCGCAGGTAAAGATATGGGGGTACAGAGATTGATGGAATTTCTTGGCAATGTGGTGCCTTTTGTTAATGAAATGCCTAAATTGCATAATACAAGAGGAGAAGAGGTCGCGCCTGATGCAACTGGACCTACTAGTCTGTACTTCTTCAAAACAGGAATGGAACCGCATATAGGTGAGGTTAGCTATTTCAAGGTGATGAGTGGAAGTATAAAACCAGGTGAGGACCTTACTAATTCTGATAGAGGTAGTAAGGAACGCATTGGGCAAATTTATGCAGGAGCTGGTGCTAATAGAATTACGGTGGAGCAACTTAATGCTGGAGATATTGGTTGCACGGTAAAATTGAAAGACGTCAAGACAGGAAATACTCTTAACGGTAAGGGCTGTGACTGGAAATTTAATTTTATCAGTTATCCGAATTCTAAATACAGTCGTGCCATAAAGACTTTAAACTCGCAGGATACAGAGAAGCTTATGGCTGCAATGTTGAAGATGCGTCAGGAAGATCCAACGTGGGTAGTGGAACAGAGTAAGGAACTGAGGCAGGTCATTGTTCATGGCCAAGGCGAATTCCATTTGAGAACACTTAAATGGAGACTTGAAAATAATGAGAAGCTGCAAGTTAAGTTTTATGATCCTAAGATTCCATATAGGGAGACTATTACCAAAAAGGCTAAGGCTGAATATAGACATAAGAAACAGAGTGGTGGTGCAGGGCAGTTTGGTGAGGTACATTTGATTATTGAACCTTATGCAGAAGGCATGCCAGATCCTACTACTTACAACTTTAACGGTCAGGAGTTCAAGATGAACATTAAAGGCAAGGAAGTTGTAAATCTAGAGTGGGGTGGAAAGCTAGTGTTTATTAACTCTGTTGTAGGCGGTGCTATTGACGCACGTTTTATGCCAGCCATATTAAAAGGTGTGCTGGATTGTATGGAGCATGGTCCGCTTACAGGTAGCTATGCCCGAGATGTGAGAGTGATAGTGTATGACGGAAAGATGCATCCTGTAGACAGCAATGAACTTTCGTTTATGCTTGCTGCACGTCATGCTTTCTCTGACGCATTCAAGAATGCCGGTCCAAAGATTCTCGAACCAATTTATGACTTGGAGGTTTATGTGCCTGCTGATTTTATGGGCGAAGTAATGAGCGACCTTCAGGGTAGACGTGCTATGATTGT
- a CDS encoding DUF362 domain-containing protein, producing the protein MKKIIMTLTLLLAVIAVNAQTKVYLIKEISPDALVRIYNALGVKAKGRVCVKISTGEGSNPNYLKPTLIQKLVDDVDGVIVENRTAYPGDRMETKDHWQVIHQHGFDSLFAVDLMDEYDEIRIPVKDHTHLKYDIVGGHLANYDFMVCLNHFKGHPMGGYGGALKNLSIGCASRNGKAYIHSAGKITTPDNLWTKENVGDQDGFLESMAASAQAVVNYFQKRDGIIYISVMNNMSIDCDCVAHPQPVKLKDYGILASTDPVALDQACVDIINQQKVTAENDPTDMLKRIDKQHGTHTIDWAQKIGLGSEKYKLIEIK; encoded by the coding sequence ATGAAAAAAATAATAATGACTTTGACATTGCTGCTTGCCGTGATAGCGGTTAACGCACAAACTAAAGTGTATCTGATAAAAGAAATATCACCAGATGCATTGGTGAGAATATATAATGCATTAGGGGTTAAGGCTAAAGGACGTGTATGCGTGAAAATAAGTACAGGAGAAGGCTCTAACCCTAATTATCTGAAACCAACATTGATCCAAAAACTGGTTGACGACGTTGATGGAGTTATTGTAGAAAATAGAACAGCTTATCCTGGTGACCGCATGGAAACGAAGGACCATTGGCAAGTGATACATCAACATGGATTCGATTCTTTGTTTGCTGTTGACCTGATGGATGAATATGACGAAATAAGAATACCAGTGAAAGATCATACACATCTGAAATATGACATCGTAGGAGGACACTTGGCTAACTATGATTTCATGGTTTGCCTTAATCACTTTAAGGGTCACCCAATGGGTGGTTACGGAGGTGCTCTGAAAAACCTGTCTATTGGCTGCGCGTCACGAAACGGAAAGGCTTATATTCATTCTGCGGGCAAAATAACAACTCCTGATAATCTTTGGACAAAGGAAAATGTAGGTGATCAAGATGGCTTTCTGGAAAGTATGGCAGCTTCTGCTCAGGCAGTGGTGAACTACTTTCAAAAGCGAGACGGCATAATCTACATCAGTGTGATGAATAATATGAGTATTGACTGTGACTGTGTGGCTCATCCACAACCAGTGAAACTCAAAGATTATGGAATACTCGCCAGTACAGACCCTGTAGCTCTTGACCAGGCATGTGTTGACATTATTAATCAACAGAAAGTGACTGCGGAAAATGATCCTACTGATATGCTGAAACGCATAGACAAACAGCATGGTACCCATACAATTGACTGGGCTCAGAAGATTGGACTTGGAAGTGAAAAATACAAATTGATTGAAATAAAATAG